Genomic window (Dyadobacter fanqingshengii):
AATTATCAAATCATGTCGCAATCGCTTGAATCAGTCGGTTTTACTGTGAAATTACTGGAATATTTTGATGAGAACGGACAGTTTCATAAGACGCCCTGGAAGCCGGAAGACGGCATGGTCAGGCGCTCCGCAGACCATGACAGCCGGAATGCCGGAGGAAAACTGGGTTATACTTCGTTGATCATCGATGCTTATAAAAGCTAACAATGAGTTTGCCCGCCAGCCTTGCTCCTATCGTTTTGTTTTGCTTCAATCGCCCCGCGCATTTGGCGCAAACGATCGAATCGCTGCAACAGAATGTACTGGCGACTGAAAGCGAGCTGATCATTTACTCTGATGGGCCCCGGAACAAATCGGATGGGCCATTAATCGCAGAAGTAAGGAGATATGTAGCTCAAATAGAAGGGTTTAAGCGCGTTACCATCATCAAATCCGAGCAAAATAATGGTCTGGCCGCCTCCATAATCAAAGGAGTCAGCGAAGTGTTGGATAAGTTTCAAAAAGTCATTGTGCTCGAAGATGACATGCTCAGCACGCCTGATTTTCTGGTCTTTATGAATGAAGCGTTAAATGCTTATGAGCACCGTAACGATATTTACTCAGTAAGTGCATACGGACCACCGATCTCATTTCCAGCAGGCTATAACCAGGATTTATATCTCGCGCCACGGGCAAGTTCATGGGGCTGGGGAACATGGCTAAGCAAATGGGAAAAGGCAGATTGGCATGTTAGCGCATTTCCCGAACTGACAAAAGATAAGGTGAAGCGAAACCAATTTACCCTTGGCGGGGAAGATCTCTGGCCAATGCTTGTAAAGCAGCAGAAAAAAGTGATCGATTCCTGGGCCATCCGCTGGACTTACAGTCAATTTATCAACCATGCTTACGGCGTGTATCCGGTGCATTCCAAAATCAGGAACATTGGCACAGACGGCAGCGGGACCAATTTTACATTCAAAACCGGTTATTACGGCTCAGAAATGAGCGATAGCAAGATTCGGATCGACGCTAATATCCAGCCGGATCACGAAGTCATTCAAGCATTTGCGGGTTATTACAAACTTCCGCTCGCATTAAAGATCAAGAACCTCATCAAATACGGGGTCTGACGAAACAGAAATTATATGTATTGGCTGCGTTATTTATTGAAAGAACCCTTCAACGCCTTGCGGACGTCAACCAACCGTGAGTTTATGGGTTTGTTGTTAAAATACGGCAACGGTCGAAGGCATACGCGTACGCAGGTGGAATTTGGCGGTTTCCGACTAACCGTGCCCGATATAATGTCTTTCCTATGGCAGCATAAGGAGATTTTCGCTGATGAATTCTATTATTTTGAGTCTAACAATCCTGAGCCTGTCATTTTTGATTGCGGTGCCAATGTGGGGATGAGTGTTTTGTATTTCAAAAAGCTGTTTCCAAAAGCGCGCATCACGGCATTTGAAGCTGAACCGGAAATTGCTGTTTTACTGCATAATAACCTGAAAAGCAGCAACATTAATGACATACACATCATTGATAAAGCGGTTTGGAAAGATGATCAGGGCATTTGGTTTGGTAGCGAATCGGCCGATTCTTCTTCCATTTATTCCAATGCTGAAAAGAAAAAAATACCCTCTATCCGACTGAAAGATTTCCTACTAGCAGAAAGTAACATTGATTTCCTGAAGATAGACATAGAAGGTGCCGAAAAAGAAGTGCTCAACGACTGCCGCAACGCATTGGGCCATGTTCAAAACCTTTTCGTAGAATTCCACTCCTACATCGGCAATCCGCAAGGCCTCGCCGAAATCGTCCAAATTTTCGAAGAAAACGGTTTCCGCTACTACATCGACACCAACCAGCACCGCCTGAAACCCTTCACCAATTACCGCTATCGGGGCAATGATGTAATGGATTTGCAGCTAAATATTTTCGGCTGGCGGGAGTAAGGCGCAATCATTTTCCTGATAAGTCACTAACGTTTCAAAAACTTGAGATCACAAATTGTGATCTCAAGTTTTAATGTACAAAAAAATTCAGCCGTTTCCGTGACCAATCTGAAAAGCCAGCGTAATGTATACATGACCAAAAATCAATTGTATACATATGGAATTATCAGTGATAAAAGGCAAGGTTTTGACGGTAAGAGGCCACAGAGTGCTATTGGATTACGATCTGTCAGCATTATATCAGGTTGAAACTAGAATATTAAAGCAAGCAGTCAGACGAAATATTTCCAGATTTCCGAAAGATTTCATGTTCGAACTGACCAATGAAGAGCTAGAAAACTTGAGGTCACAATTTGTGACCTCAAGTTCAGGAGGTAACAGATATTTGCCCTTTGCATTCACCGAACAAGGCGTAGCGATGTTGTCGAGTGTGTTACGCAGTGAAAAAGCAGTCCAGGTGAACATTATGATCATGCGCGCGTTTGTGATGATAAGACAATATCACACTGATTATAAGGATATTTCTGAGCGACTGGATAGCCTAGAAAAGGAAATGAATGTCAAATTCAGTGACGTAAATGACGCATTGAATTT
Coding sequences:
- a CDS encoding ORF6N domain-containing protein, which produces MELSVIKGKVLTVRGHRVLLDYDLSALYQVETRILKQAVRRNISRFPKDFMFELTNEELENLRSQFVTSSSGGNRYLPFAFTEQGVAMLSSVLRSEKAVQVNIMIMRAFVMIRQYHTDYKDISERLDSLEKEMNVKFSDVNDALNFLISPEGGRRALIGFNREEPE
- a CDS encoding FkbM family methyltransferase, with the translated sequence MYWLRYLLKEPFNALRTSTNREFMGLLLKYGNGRRHTRTQVEFGGFRLTVPDIMSFLWQHKEIFADEFYYFESNNPEPVIFDCGANVGMSVLYFKKLFPKARITAFEAEPEIAVLLHNNLKSSNINDIHIIDKAVWKDDQGIWFGSESADSSSIYSNAEKKKIPSIRLKDFLLAESNIDFLKIDIEGAEKEVLNDCRNALGHVQNLFVEFHSYIGNPQGLAEIVQIFEENGFRYYIDTNQHRLKPFTNYRYRGNDVMDLQLNIFGWRE
- a CDS encoding glycosyltransferase, which codes for MSLPASLAPIVLFCFNRPAHLAQTIESLQQNVLATESELIIYSDGPRNKSDGPLIAEVRRYVAQIEGFKRVTIIKSEQNNGLAASIIKGVSEVLDKFQKVIVLEDDMLSTPDFLVFMNEALNAYEHRNDIYSVSAYGPPISFPAGYNQDLYLAPRASSWGWGTWLSKWEKADWHVSAFPELTKDKVKRNQFTLGGEDLWPMLVKQQKKVIDSWAIRWTYSQFINHAYGVYPVHSKIRNIGTDGSGTNFTFKTGYYGSEMSDSKIRIDANIQPDHEVIQAFAGYYKLPLALKIKNLIKYGV